Proteins from one Enterobacter bugandensis genomic window:
- the nrdE gene encoding class 1b ribonucleoside-diphosphate reductase subunit alpha produces the protein MATTTAERVIQATPDYHALNAMLNLYDREGRIQFGKDREAVEAFFAVHVRPNSVTFSSQNERLDYLVNEGYYEERVLARYDRPFVVRLFERAHASGFRFQTFLGAWKYYTSYTLKTFDGKRYLESFEDRTVMVALTLAQGDEALAERLTEEILSGRFQPATPTFLNCGKAQRGELVSCFLLRIEDNMESIGRAVNSALQLSKRGGGVAFLLSNLREAGAPIKRIENQSSGVIPVMKMLEDAFSYANQLGARQGAGAVYLHAHHPDILRFLDTKRENADEKIRIKTLSLGVTIPDITFKLAKENADMALFSPYDVERIYGKAFGDVAISELYDELVADDRIRKKYINARDFFQTLAEIQFESGYPYIMYEDTVNRANPIAGRINMSNLCSEILQVNSASAYDENLDYAEIGKDISCNLGSLNIAHTMDSPDFGRTVETAVRGLTAVSDMSHIRSVPSIEAGNAASHAIGLGQMNLHGYLAREGIAYGSPEGLDFTNLYFYTVTWHALHTSMMLARERNQRFAGFEQSRYASGAYFSQYLEGDWQPKTEKVRALFDRAGITLPTREMWQQLRDDVMRYGIYNQNLQAVPPTGSISYINHATSSIHPIVSKIEIRKEGKTGRVYYPAPFMTNENLALYQDAYEIGPEKIIDTYAEATKHVDQGLSLTLFFPDTATTRDINKAQIYAWKKGIKTLYYIRLRQLALEGTEIEGCVSCAL, from the coding sequence TTGGCAACGACAACCGCAGAACGGGTAATTCAGGCGACGCCGGACTACCACGCATTAAACGCGATGCTTAACCTCTATGACCGGGAGGGGCGCATTCAGTTTGGCAAAGATCGCGAGGCGGTAGAGGCTTTTTTCGCCGTCCACGTGCGGCCCAACAGCGTGACGTTTTCAAGCCAGAATGAACGTCTCGACTATCTGGTTAACGAGGGCTACTACGAGGAGCGCGTCCTGGCCCGCTACGATCGTCCCTTCGTGGTAAGACTGTTTGAACGTGCGCACGCCAGCGGTTTTCGCTTCCAGACGTTTCTTGGCGCATGGAAGTATTACACCAGCTACACCCTGAAAACCTTCGACGGCAAACGCTACCTGGAAAGCTTTGAAGATCGCACCGTGATGGTGGCCCTGACGCTGGCCCAGGGCGATGAAGCGCTGGCTGAACGGCTGACGGAGGAGATCCTCTCCGGCCGCTTCCAGCCCGCTACGCCCACCTTCCTCAACTGCGGCAAGGCCCAGCGCGGCGAGCTGGTCTCCTGCTTCCTGCTGCGCATCGAAGACAATATGGAGTCGATTGGCCGTGCGGTGAACTCGGCGCTGCAGCTTTCCAAACGCGGCGGCGGCGTGGCGTTTCTGCTCTCGAACCTGCGGGAAGCGGGCGCGCCGATCAAGCGCATCGAAAACCAGTCCTCGGGCGTGATCCCGGTGATGAAGATGCTGGAAGATGCCTTCTCCTACGCCAACCAGCTTGGCGCACGCCAGGGGGCGGGGGCGGTTTACCTGCACGCGCACCACCCGGACATCCTGCGTTTTCTCGATACCAAGCGCGAAAACGCCGACGAAAAAATCCGCATCAAAACCCTGTCGCTCGGCGTGACGATCCCGGATATCACGTTTAAGCTGGCCAAAGAGAATGCCGACATGGCGCTCTTCTCGCCGTATGACGTGGAGCGTATCTACGGCAAAGCGTTTGGCGACGTGGCGATAAGCGAGCTTTATGACGAGCTGGTTGCAGACGATCGCATCCGCAAGAAATACATCAACGCCCGCGATTTCTTCCAGACGCTTGCGGAAATTCAGTTTGAATCCGGCTATCCGTACATCATGTACGAGGATACGGTAAACCGCGCCAATCCGATTGCCGGGCGCATTAACATGAGCAACCTGTGCTCGGAAATTTTGCAGGTCAACAGCGCCTCCGCTTACGACGAAAACCTGGACTACGCGGAGATCGGCAAAGATATCTCCTGCAACCTCGGGTCGCTGAATATTGCCCACACCATGGATTCGCCGGATTTTGGCCGCACGGTGGAGACCGCCGTTCGCGGGCTAACGGCGGTATCGGACATGAGCCACATCCGCAGCGTGCCGTCCATCGAGGCGGGCAACGCCGCGTCGCACGCCATCGGCCTGGGGCAGATGAACCTGCACGGCTATCTGGCACGGGAAGGCATCGCCTACGGCAGCCCGGAAGGGCTGGATTTCACGAATCTCTATTTCTACACCGTCACCTGGCATGCGCTGCATACCTCAATGATGCTGGCGCGCGAGCGCAACCAGCGGTTCGCAGGCTTTGAGCAGTCGCGCTACGCCAGCGGGGCGTATTTCAGCCAGTATCTGGAAGGCGACTGGCAGCCGAAAACCGAAAAAGTGCGCGCGCTGTTTGACCGCGCCGGCATTACCCTGCCGACGCGCGAGATGTGGCAGCAGCTGCGCGACGACGTGATGCGCTACGGCATTTATAACCAGAACCTGCAGGCGGTGCCGCCAACCGGTTCGATTTCCTACATCAACCACGCCACGTCGAGCATTCACCCGATCGTGTCGAAGATTGAGATTCGTAAGGAAGGCAAAACCGGACGCGTCTACTACCCTGCCCCGTTTATGACCAATGAGAACCTGGCGCTGTACCAGGACGCGTACGAGATCGGCCCGGAGAAAATCATTGATACCTACGCCGAGGCCACGAAGCACGTTGACCAGGGGCTGTCGCTGACGCTCTTCTTCCCGGACACCGCCACCACGCGGGATATCAACAAAGCGCAGATTTACGCCTGGAAGAAAGGCATCAAAACGCTGTACTACATTCGCCTGCGCCAGCTTGCGCTGGAAGGCACCGAAATCGAAGGCTGCGTGTCCTGCGCGCTGTAA
- the stpA gene encoding DNA-binding protein StpA, with amino-acid sequence MSLTLQNLNNIRTLRAMARELTLDVLEEMLEKVRVVTEEKRNELAELEQQRAEQQEKINTLLELMKADGISPTDLLGSELAQAGKPTKKRKPREAKYRFIDQNGEEKTWTGQGRTPKPIASALAEGKSLDDFLI; translated from the coding sequence ATGTCTTTGACGTTACAGAATCTTAATAATATCCGAACCCTGCGCGCGATGGCGCGAGAATTAACCCTGGACGTTCTTGAGGAAATGCTGGAAAAGGTCAGGGTCGTTACTGAAGAAAAACGCAATGAGCTGGCGGAATTAGAGCAGCAGCGCGCTGAACAGCAGGAAAAAATTAATACCCTGCTGGAACTGATGAAAGCCGATGGTATTTCTCCGACTGACCTGCTGGGTTCAGAACTGGCGCAGGCGGGTAAACCGACTAAAAAGCGTAAACCGCGTGAAGCGAAATATCGCTTTATTGACCAGAACGGTGAAGAAAAAACGTGGACCGGCCAAGGCCGCACGCCGAAGCCTATTGCCAGCGCACTGGCAGAGGGTAAATCACTGGATGATTTTCTGATCTAA
- the nrdH gene encoding glutaredoxin-like protein NrdH, whose protein sequence is MSIIIYTRNDCVQCHATKRAMESRGVAFEMVNIDLVPDAADTLREQGFRQLPVVVAGDTSWSGFRPDMINRLSAQATRA, encoded by the coding sequence ATGAGCATTATTATTTACACTCGTAACGATTGTGTTCAGTGCCACGCCACCAAACGGGCGATGGAGAGCCGAGGCGTGGCGTTTGAGATGGTAAATATCGACCTGGTGCCCGATGCCGCGGATACCCTGCGCGAACAGGGATTTCGTCAGCTTCCGGTGGTGGTTGCCGGTGATACCAGCTGGTCTGGCTTTCGCCCGGACATGATTAACCGCCTGAGCGCTCAGGCCACGCGTGCATGA
- the nrdF gene encoding class 1b ribonucleoside-diphosphate reductase subunit beta yields MKLSRVSAVNWNKIQDDKDLEVWNRLTSNFWLPEKVPLSNDIPAWQTLSHAEQQLTIRVFTGLTLLDTIQNTVGAPALMSDALTPHEEAVMSNISFMEAVHARSYSSIFSTLCQTKDVDAAYAWSEESASLQRKAELVLEYYRADEPLKKKIASVFLESFLFYSGFWLPMYWSSRGKLTNTADLIRLIIRDEAVHGYYIGYKYQKGLEKVSPEKREELKGFALDLLMDLYDNELSYTEELYAGTGWEEDVKAFLCYNANKALMNLGYDALFPPEMAEVNPAILAALSPNADENHDFFSGSGSSYVMGKAVETEDEDWDF; encoded by the coding sequence ATGAAACTGTCACGCGTGAGTGCCGTTAACTGGAACAAGATTCAGGACGATAAAGACCTGGAGGTGTGGAACCGCCTGACCAGCAACTTCTGGCTGCCGGAAAAGGTGCCGCTCTCCAATGATATTCCAGCCTGGCAGACGCTGAGCCACGCCGAACAGCAGCTGACGATCCGCGTCTTTACCGGCCTGACGCTGCTGGACACTATTCAGAATACCGTGGGTGCACCCGCTCTGATGAGCGACGCGCTGACGCCGCACGAAGAGGCGGTAATGTCGAATATCAGCTTTATGGAGGCGGTACATGCCCGCTCCTACAGTTCGATTTTCTCGACGCTGTGCCAGACCAAAGACGTGGACGCGGCCTACGCCTGGAGCGAAGAGAGCGCGTCATTACAGCGCAAGGCGGAGCTGGTGCTGGAGTATTACCGCGCCGACGAGCCGCTGAAGAAGAAGATCGCCAGCGTGTTCCTGGAATCCTTTCTCTTCTATTCCGGCTTCTGGCTGCCCATGTACTGGTCGAGCCGGGGCAAGCTCACCAACACCGCCGATTTGATTCGCCTCATTATCCGTGACGAGGCGGTGCACGGGTATTACATCGGCTATAAGTATCAGAAAGGGCTGGAGAAAGTCAGCCCGGAAAAACGCGAGGAACTCAAAGGTTTCGCCCTCGATTTGCTGATGGATCTGTATGACAACGAGTTGAGCTATACCGAAGAGCTGTACGCCGGAACGGGCTGGGAAGAGGACGTGAAGGCGTTTCTCTGCTACAACGCGAACAAAGCGCTGATGAACCTGGGCTACGACGCGCTTTTCCCGCCGGAGATGGCGGAGGTAAACCCGGCGATCCTCGCGGCGCTGTCGCCCAATGCGGACGAAAACCACGATTTCTTCTCCGGGTCCGGATCGTCGTACGTGATGGGTAAAGCGGTGGAGACAGAAGATGAGGATTGGGATTTTTAA
- the proX gene encoding glycine betaine/L-proline ABC transporter substrate-binding protein ProX yields the protein MRHNVLFATAFATLVSTSAFAADLPGKGITVQPVQSTISEESFQTLIVSRALEKLGYTVNTPSEVDYNVGYTSIASGDATFTAVNWQPLHDDMYAAAGGDKKFYREGTFVTGAAQGYLIDKKTADKYHITNIEQLKDPKIARLFDTNGDGKADMMGCSPGWGCEAVINHQNKAFDLAKTVDVSHGNYSAMMADTIARFKEGKPVIYYTWTPYWVSDVLKPGKDVVWLQVPFSSLPGEQKDIDTKLPNGMNYGFPVNTMHIVANKAWAEKNPAAAKLFSVMKLPLADINAQNAMMHAGKSSEADVKGHVDGWIKAHQQQFDGWVKEALAAQK from the coding sequence ATGCGACATAACGTACTTTTTGCCACAGCGTTTGCCACCCTTGTCTCCACCAGCGCGTTTGCCGCTGACCTGCCGGGCAAAGGCATTACCGTGCAGCCGGTGCAGAGCACCATTTCGGAAGAGAGCTTCCAGACCCTGATCGTCAGCCGCGCGCTGGAGAAGCTGGGCTATACGGTCAACACGCCGAGCGAAGTGGATTACAACGTGGGCTACACCTCGATTGCCTCCGGTGATGCCACCTTTACCGCCGTGAACTGGCAGCCGCTGCATGACGACATGTATGCCGCCGCAGGTGGCGATAAGAAATTCTATCGCGAAGGCACCTTCGTGACCGGCGCGGCGCAGGGTTATCTGATCGACAAGAAAACCGCTGATAAGTACCACATCACCAATATTGAGCAGCTGAAAGATCCGAAGATCGCCAGACTGTTCGACACCAACGGTGACGGAAAGGCCGACATGATGGGCTGCTCGCCGGGCTGGGGCTGCGAAGCGGTGATTAACCACCAGAACAAAGCGTTCGATCTGGCGAAAACCGTCGACGTGAGCCACGGCAACTACTCCGCGATGATGGCCGACACCATTGCCCGCTTTAAAGAAGGCAAGCCGGTGATCTACTACACCTGGACGCCGTACTGGGTGAGCGACGTGCTGAAGCCGGGCAAAGACGTGGTGTGGTTACAGGTGCCCTTCTCCTCCCTGCCGGGCGAGCAGAAAGATATCGACACCAAACTGCCGAACGGCATGAACTATGGCTTCCCGGTGAACACCATGCACATCGTGGCGAACAAAGCCTGGGCGGAGAAAAACCCGGCTGCGGCGAAGCTGTTCTCGGTGATGAAGCTGCCGCTGGCGGACATCAACGCCCAGAATGCGATGATGCACGCGGGCAAATCCTCTGAGGCGGATGTTAAAGGCCACGTGGATGGCTGGATCAAAGCCCACCAGCAGCAGTTTGATGGCTGGGTGAAAGAGGCGCTTGCGGCGCAGAAGTAA
- a CDS encoding DUF883 domain-containing protein yields MFNRPNRNDINDDAQDIRNDVSQLADTLEEVLKSWGSDAKDEADAAKRKAQSLLRETRARMNGRSRATQAACDMASCATTFVREKPLCTLGTVAAVGIFVGALLSLRK; encoded by the coding sequence ATGTTTAACAGACCGAACCGAAACGATATTAACGACGACGCGCAGGATATTCGTAATGATGTCAGCCAATTAGCGGACACGCTTGAGGAAGTGCTGAAATCCTGGGGATCCGATGCGAAGGATGAAGCAGATGCTGCGAAACGTAAGGCTCAGTCTCTGCTCCGTGAAACCCGCGCCCGTATGAACGGACGTTCACGCGCTACGCAGGCGGCCTGCGACATGGCAAGCTGTGCTACGACCTTCGTACGTGAAAAACCACTGTGTACGCTGGGAACCGTCGCGGCGGTCGGCATTTTTGTCGGAGCCCTGCTCAGCCTGCGTAAGTAA
- a CDS encoding DUF2002 family protein, whose protein sequence is MYLRPDEVARVLEKEGFTMDEVTPKAYGYRRGENYVYVNREARMGRTALIIHPTLKDRSLSFAEPASDIKTCDHYQQFPLYLGGERHEHYGIPHGFSSRMALERFLKGLFGDVQ, encoded by the coding sequence ATGTATTTACGACCTGACGAGGTGGCACGCGTTCTTGAAAAAGAGGGATTCACCATGGATGAGGTGACGCCAAAAGCGTATGGATATCGCCGCGGCGAGAATTATGTTTATGTTAATCGTGAAGCCAGGATGGGACGTACCGCTCTCATTATTCACCCGACGCTGAAAGACAGAAGTCTGTCATTTGCTGAGCCTGCCTCGGATATTAAAACCTGCGACCACTATCAGCAATTTCCGCTCTATTTAGGCGGTGAACGGCATGAGCATTATGGTATTCCGCACGGTTTCAGTTCGCGTATGGCGCTGGAGCGGTTTCTGAAGGGACTGTTTGGCGACGTACAGTAA
- a CDS encoding rhodanese family protein: MSLSLISPQQANALIKEGAKLIDIRDPDEYAREHIPAARSIPLDSLPGGLNAAPGETVIFHCQSGTRTSNNAARLAQAALPAQAFVVEGGIQGWKQAGLLTVEDKSQPLPLMRQVQIAAGLLILCGVVLGYSVSSGFFLLSGFVGAGLLFAGVTGFCGMARLLKVMPWNRHTS, encoded by the coding sequence ATGTCTCTTTCTCTTATTTCGCCACAGCAGGCGAACGCGCTTATTAAAGAAGGCGCAAAACTGATTGATATTCGCGATCCCGATGAGTATGCCCGCGAGCATATTCCGGCAGCACGCTCCATACCGCTGGATTCTTTACCCGGCGGGCTCAACGCTGCCCCTGGTGAAACGGTGATTTTCCACTGTCAGTCCGGGACACGGACATCAAACAATGCTGCGCGACTTGCGCAGGCAGCGTTGCCGGCTCAGGCCTTCGTGGTTGAGGGGGGCATTCAGGGCTGGAAGCAGGCCGGGCTGCTGACCGTTGAAGATAAATCCCAGCCGCTCCCGCTGATGCGGCAGGTACAAATTGCCGCCGGGCTGCTGATCCTCTGCGGCGTGGTGCTGGGTTATAGCGTCTCCAGCGGCTTTTTCCTGCTGAGCGGTTTCGTCGGTGCCGGGCTGCTGTTCGCCGGTGTGACAGGTTTTTGCGGTATGGCACGGTTGCTGAAAGTGATGCCGTGGAACCGTCATACCTCATAA
- the alaE gene encoding L-alanine exporter AlaE, whose translation MFSPQSRLRHAVADTFAMVVYCSVVNMLIEIFLSGMTFEQSLSSRLVAIPVNIIIAWPYGLYRDAVMRFARRISPAGWMKNLADVLAYVTFQSPVYVAILLTVGADWHQIAAAVSSNIVVSMLMGAVYGYFLDYCRRLFKVSQYGQVKA comes from the coding sequence ATGTTCTCGCCGCAATCTCGCCTGCGCCACGCGGTGGCGGATACTTTCGCGATGGTTGTCTACTGTTCCGTTGTGAACATGCTGATTGAAATATTCCTCTCCGGAATGACCTTCGAGCAGTCACTTTCTTCTCGTCTGGTGGCGATCCCGGTCAATATTATTATCGCATGGCCTTACGGGCTATACCGCGATGCCGTCATGCGTTTCGCGCGCCGCATCAGCCCGGCGGGCTGGATGAAAAATCTTGCCGACGTGCTGGCGTACGTCACGTTCCAGTCGCCGGTCTACGTGGCTATTCTCCTGACAGTGGGCGCGGACTGGCACCAGATCGCCGCAGCGGTCAGTTCGAATATCGTGGTATCAATGCTGATGGGTGCGGTATACGGCTATTTCCTCGACTACTGCCGCCGCCTGTTTAAGGTCAGCCAGTACGGCCAGGTAAAAGCGTAA
- the proV gene encoding glycine betaine/L-proline ABC transporter ATP-binding protein ProV, which translates to MAIKLEVKNLYKIFGEHPQRAFKYIEKGLSKEQILEKTGLSLGVKDASLAIEEGEIFVIMGLSGSGKSTMVRLLNRLIEPTRGQVLIDGVDIARISDAELREVRRKKIAMVFQSFALMPHMTVLDNTAFGMELAGTPAQERQEKALDALRQVGLENYAHAYPDELSGGMRQRVGLARALAINPDILLMDEAFSALDPLIRTEMQDELVKLQAKHQRTIVFISHDLDEAMRIGDRIAIMQNGEVVQVGTPDEILNNPANDYVRTFFRGVDISQVFSAKDIARRTPNGIIRKTPGFGPRSALKLLQDEDREYGYLVERGNKFVGVVSIDSLKTALSENQGIDAALIDAPLAVDAETPLSELLSHVGQAPCAVPVVGEEQQYVGIISKRMLLQALDREGANNG; encoded by the coding sequence ATGGCAATTAAATTAGAAGTGAAAAATCTTTATAAAATATTTGGCGAGCACCCGCAGCGCGCATTCAAATATATTGAGAAAGGCCTTTCGAAAGAGCAAATTCTGGAAAAAACCGGGCTGTCGCTTGGCGTTAAAGACGCCAGTCTGGCCATTGAAGAAGGCGAGATTTTTGTCATCATGGGGTTATCCGGTTCGGGTAAATCCACTATGGTTCGCCTTCTCAATCGCCTGATTGAACCCACCCGCGGACAGGTGCTGATTGACGGCGTGGATATCGCCAGAATCTCAGACGCAGAACTCCGCGAGGTGCGCAGAAAGAAGATCGCAATGGTGTTTCAGTCATTCGCGCTGATGCCGCATATGACGGTGCTCGATAATACCGCCTTCGGTATGGAATTAGCCGGCACGCCTGCTCAGGAACGTCAGGAAAAAGCCCTGGATGCTTTGCGTCAGGTTGGGCTGGAAAATTACGCTCATGCCTACCCGGACGAGCTTTCGGGCGGGATGCGTCAGCGCGTTGGATTAGCCCGCGCGTTAGCCATTAATCCAGACATATTATTAATGGATGAAGCCTTTTCAGCCCTCGATCCTTTAATTCGCACCGAGATGCAGGATGAGCTGGTAAAATTACAGGCCAAACACCAGCGCACCATTGTCTTTATTTCTCACGATCTCGATGAAGCCATGCGTATTGGCGACCGCATTGCCATTATGCAAAATGGCGAAGTGGTGCAGGTCGGCACGCCGGATGAAATTCTGAATAATCCGGCGAATGATTACGTGCGCACCTTCTTCCGCGGCGTGGATATTAGCCAGGTATTTAGCGCGAAAGATATTGCCCGCCGAACGCCAAACGGCATTATTCGAAAAACGCCAGGCTTCGGCCCGCGCTCCGCGCTGAAGCTGTTGCAGGATGAAGACCGTGAATACGGTTATCTGGTTGAACGCGGCAATAAATTTGTCGGCGTTGTCTCCATCGACTCTCTGAAAACCGCCCTGAGCGAAAATCAGGGAATCGATGCGGCGTTGATTGACGCTCCGCTTGCCGTGGATGCCGAAACGCCGCTTAGCGAGTTGCTCTCTCACGTGGGTCAGGCGCCTTGCGCCGTGCCGGTTGTCGGTGAAGAACAACAGTACGTTGGCATCATCTCAAAACGGATGCTGCTACAGGCTTTAGATCGCGAGGGGGCAAACAATGGCTGA
- the nrdI gene encoding class Ib ribonucleoside-diphosphate reductase assembly flavoprotein NrdI — translation MSGLVFFSSSSENTLRFIERLGLPAVRIPLNERERIQVDEPYILVVPSYGGGGTAGAVPRQVIRFLNDPHNRVLIRGVIAAGNRNFGDAFGRAGDVISRKCGVPYLYRFELMGTQQDVENVRKGVNEFWQRQPQNG, via the coding sequence ATGAGTGGGCTGGTCTTCTTCTCCAGCAGCTCAGAAAACACGCTGCGCTTTATTGAGCGCCTCGGGCTGCCAGCGGTGCGTATTCCGCTCAACGAGCGGGAGCGCATTCAGGTAGACGAACCTTACATTCTGGTGGTGCCCAGCTATGGCGGCGGCGGTACGGCAGGAGCAGTACCTCGCCAGGTGATCCGCTTTCTGAACGATCCTCATAACCGGGTACTGATTCGGGGCGTGATCGCGGCGGGCAATCGTAATTTTGGCGATGCCTTTGGCCGCGCCGGGGATGTCATCTCTCGAAAATGCGGCGTGCCGTATCTCTATCGTTTTGAACTGATGGGGACACAGCAGGACGTAGAAAACGTGCGTAAAGGAGTGAACGAATTTTGGCAACGACAACCGCAGAACGGGTAA
- a CDS encoding YqaE/Pmp3 family membrane protein, whose amino-acid sequence MGFWRVVFTIILPPLGVLLGKGLGWAFILNILLTILGYFPGLIHAFWVQTKN is encoded by the coding sequence ATGGGTTTTTGGCGCGTTGTTTTTACGATTATTCTCCCGCCGCTGGGCGTGCTGCTTGGCAAGGGACTGGGCTGGGCGTTTATTCTGAACATCCTTCTGACCATCCTGGGTTACTTCCCGGGCCTTATCCACGCGTTTTGGGTGCAGACGAAAAACTAA
- the proW gene encoding glycine betaine/L-proline ABC transporter permease ProW — translation MADQSNPWGTTEAADSAAQSADAWGSTPAPADGGGAADWLNSAPAPAPEHFNIMDPFHKTLIPLDSWVTEGIDWVVTHFRPVFQGIRIPVDYILNGFQQLMLGMPAPVAIILFSLIAWQFGSAGMGVATLISLIAIGAIGAWSQAMITLALVLTALLFCIVIGLPMGIWLARSPRAAKIIRPLLDAMQTTPAFVYLVPIVMLFGIGNVPGVVVTIIFALPPIIRLTILGINQVPADLIEASRSFGASPRQMLFKVQLPLAMPTIMAGVNQTLMLALSMVVIASMIAVGGLGQMVLRGIGRLDMGLATVGGVGIVILAIILDRLTQAVGRDSRSRGNRRWYTTGPVGLLTRPFTK, via the coding sequence ATGGCTGATCAATCAAACCCATGGGGTACCACTGAAGCTGCGGACAGCGCGGCGCAATCTGCCGATGCGTGGGGTTCCACGCCCGCACCTGCCGACGGCGGCGGCGCGGCGGACTGGCTCAACAGCGCACCCGCGCCTGCGCCAGAGCATTTCAATATTATGGATCCGTTCCACAAGACGCTGATCCCGCTGGACAGCTGGGTAACAGAGGGGATCGACTGGGTCGTTACCCATTTCCGCCCGGTGTTCCAGGGGATCCGCATCCCGGTGGATTACATCCTGAACGGCTTCCAGCAGCTGATGCTGGGCATGCCGGCGCCCGTGGCGATAATCCTGTTCTCGCTGATCGCGTGGCAGTTCGGTAGCGCGGGTATGGGCGTCGCCACGCTGATCTCCCTGATCGCCATCGGCGCGATTGGCGCGTGGTCTCAGGCGATGATTACCCTGGCGCTGGTGCTGACCGCCCTGCTCTTCTGCATTGTCATCGGCCTGCCGATGGGGATCTGGCTGGCGCGCAGCCCGCGGGCGGCGAAGATTATTCGTCCCCTGCTGGATGCGATGCAGACCACCCCGGCGTTCGTCTATCTGGTGCCTATCGTGATGCTGTTCGGCATCGGCAACGTGCCAGGCGTGGTGGTGACCATTATCTTCGCCCTGCCGCCGATTATTCGCCTGACGATCCTGGGGATTAACCAGGTGCCAGCGGATCTGATTGAGGCCTCGCGCTCGTTCGGCGCCAGCCCGCGTCAGATGCTGTTTAAGGTTCAGCTTCCGCTGGCGATGCCGACCATTATGGCGGGCGTTAACCAGACGCTGATGCTGGCGCTGTCTATGGTGGTGATCGCCTCGATGATCGCCGTTGGCGGTCTCGGCCAGATGGTGCTGCGCGGTATTGGCCGTCTCGACATGGGGCTGGCGACCGTCGGCGGCGTCGGGATTGTGATCCTCGCCATTATTCTTGACCGCCTGACCCAGGCTGTCGGTCGTGATTCACGCAGTCGCGGCAACCGTCGCTGGTACACCACCGGCCCTGTCGGGTTACTGACCCGCCCATTTACAAAATAA